In Panthera tigris isolate Pti1 chromosome B1, P.tigris_Pti1_mat1.1, whole genome shotgun sequence, the sequence AAAGTTCatatgtttaggggcacctgggtggctcaatcggttaagtgtctgacttccgctcaggtcatgatcttatagttggTGGGTtggaaccccgcattgggctctgagctgtcagcacagagcctgctttggattctgtgtttccctctttctctgcccttccctttctcatgctctgtctctgtctctcaaaaaatgaataaacattaaaaaaattttttttaaagttcatacgTTTATCACAAGGAATAAAAAAGGTTAATTAATAGACGTTACTAACTTGACAAATGATACTAGGCTTTCTATACTTTTTATATTCcgtattttagggaaaaaaatgttttactatgAAAGCAGTCTAGGCTCAGTGTAGAAGACACTATAATTCCACTGTGGAGGGATAACTACCCCTAAAATGCATACATTCTAACTGGTCTCACGGAGCAATGGCATTTCATTGATTTACCTTTTAGCCACCAGGTGGCGATCTTTCACTTCAGAACGCTCGAACCAGACGTGTGGGCAGGCCTTCACCATGGCTCTCTGAATCACACCCATGAGTCCCCCGTGCACTTGACCCACCTAACCTCACACAAAGGAATAACTGGGAGTGAAACCATCCTCACACAAATCCCCCACTCTGTGGAGAAAGCCCCAGATCCCAAAAGGAAAGTACCGCAACCTCTCACCCTCTAACATTTTATTGATCAACACGTTTCTCACTATAAAGACACCATTGTTAGACTCCCTGAATCTTACATTCGCCTTTTAATCAGACAAAGCAAAAATATGTAATTGAAAACACAGCTGAAAGCCCTAAAAAGAACTAAACTGAAAGCCCTAAAAAGAACTAATGGTGCTGAGCAATACCTTGTGTAAAAATGCTTTCCCTGGGCAGATTGTCCAATGCCCTTGAACCCAGTCCTTTCAAATCCTTCCCTGTCCTTCACCCCTTTCCGTGGTCTACCTAAACATCCAAAGTCTAATCTCCAACCGCACTCAGTTACTCTGATCAGAATACTTCCTATCAAAGTACCGAGGAGTTCTCAAAGCAATAGAAACAAAGGCTACTATCTATGTTGGGGCCCACATGTAAAAACATGGCTCCATGTTTACACCCTTAGGTAAGAGATCTATGAAGGGACCAGAAGCGTCCTAGCCCTGAGCATTCTAAAGTTCTTACTTGCCCAAGAAAGCAACAGAAGAAGGTCTTACCATGGCATAGTAGCCATCACTGGCCAAAATGATGACATCAATGGGAGAGGTGTGATTGGCCACACAGATGCCACCGTTTCGAGGCCTGTTTTCCCTGTGTTTAAAACATATGCAAAGCAACAAAAATCCATGGGAAACCATTCATGCGGAGCCTGCTGCCCCCCTCCTCACCAGATCCATCAGCTCTGAGAGCTCAGAAGAGCCCCCGTGGGCTGGCTGCAGGTAGGTTGTGTTTTgccagtgccatttccctccACATCATACCAAGTGACCTCACCTGTCATGGTAGGTAATGATGGCTGTCAGGGCTCGCACGCAGATCCGGTAACACATTAAGTGAACATGTTTACTCAGGAACTCCTTAAACCTGATACAACAGgacaaagatttttgtttttattttacgcAGGGGAAGGCAGGAAAGTTACTGACTCTAACAATGTAATTATCATGCCTACAGTCCTTTATGACTGctaagtatttttataaatattggtGGATATGATAAAACTACAATGTAATAGTGTCTTTATGACTGCAtatgaggacacaaagaaatgaggagAATTGCTTAAATTCACCTAAGTTAATGGGTTTAGAATTTATAGCTCTCAAATGTCCACCACAGGTGAGTCTCCTCAattctcttccttcccagccaACACCTAGAGGCAGGGCAAAGGACAGAGGGTCTGACCTCACCAGCCCAGGGAAGAAGAGAGCCAGCTCTCGAACTTTCAGATGAAACaaatttctcttcaaaaaaaaaaaaaaaaaacacaacacaaaaaagCCCTACCTATATTTCTTATCCTCTTATCAATTTATCAACACAGCAGAATGCTCAAAAGTAAACAATGTGCTGTAAAATCTGCTGGCACTGAACTCCACGGCTGTGAGGTTCCTCCCTTCAACACTCTTCCCAGAGTGTCAGAGGGCAAAAGAACACAGTCACAGATCAAGACtgatgaaaaaaaacaacaaaaaacccacaacctTCATGCTGATGCCACTGTTATCACTGGCTTATCTTATCTATCGAAGATGCTGTGGATGTGGCTGTCCCCAAAGGAGTGGCCTGGCTGGAGCCACCATTTGTGGACATGGACTCACCTCCCATTTGGCAGGTATCCCACCACGGTTGTGCCTACCACCAGAAGGCTAATCCCAGTGAAAGCAAGAGCTATCCTGTAAAGAAGAAGACCCATGAGAACACAGCACACAAATCCTTGCACTAAGGACAGAATCAAGAATGTGAAAATGAAAGTGGGCATCACAAAACCACCCCCAAGACCTGATCACCCAGGACCCATCTAGATAAGAGCTCCATCTAGAAAAGTGAGCAGGCCTATCATCACCAGAGAGCATCTGAATTCCAAGCTGCCAGTGAACTGTGGATTTGGCTCTCAGCTGACACGACCTCCTCAGGCATCAGGCTGCCATAATGACGATGGAAAAGCCTACTGTTGGCTGCTGTGCCCTCAGGCACCTGCTGTCCTGCTGTCTTACCCTTCCCTTTGGCTCTGCACCCTGGCAGAAGCACAACTTCTCTGTTGAGCAATAGGAAGTAGAGCCCGAAGGTACCAGGAGCCAGCAAGGCGTACTCAGAATAGTACATGGTACAGAAAAACGGAGAGATCAATGTTGCCTCTGTATTAGAGAGGCACACTTATAGGAAAGAATTAGCCGCGCCCAGGGAGCAGTAATCAGAGTACACCACGTTCCCTGGTCCTGTGTTTAGTCCACGTAGGCGAGCAGTTTGATTTTAAGAAACCCAACTATTTCTGTCTGATATGCAGAGAATCCAAGGGCCTCTAAAGGATAATCACCAGTGTACCCTTCCAAGGGTTGGACAGACTGGCCAGTGACACAATCATACCATGATCCTTTCTAAAATGGGAAAGCAAAGCAGGGCGACCCAGGTAGGTCAGTCACGCCTCGGGCTTAGAGGCAGAGGCTCAGGCCTTTTGTCCCCATGAGGCCTGCCCTCACCTGAGTGGCAGAAGGAAGCAAtatcgaatcagcactcctaatCCCCATAAGACCGTGAGCCGAAGGCTGATGTACTGGAAGTTATAGTTGGTTCTGCTCAGCAGGTTCCAGGACTCCAATTCCTCTGCTGAGAATCTCTTTGTCACCTCATCATCCATAATGGTCTCCATTCCTTTCCGGCAAAAGTAGAAGATGTCAGAGAGCTCAAACTCTGGAGTATTATCCAGAGCCTTACTACTACCACTTCGACGGATTTCTTTGATCTCTTCTTCCAGCGAAGTGGGATCTTTTGCAATGATTCCTGCAAAAGAGAACACCCCTGTCAAGCAGCATGTTGGGAGGGTGCACGTTAAAAACATTCAGAGTCCACATCCTCCCTCTGATACAGTGAAGAGTATGTGTGGAATTACAAGCACTTAGGAACATAGACGGTTTGGGATAAGGAGTGAAAGCCAGGCTTACCATTCGTATAGGGCTTGTAAAGTTGGTGGTTCTTCTCCTTGGCGCCTCTCTCCATTCTCAAGGTGGCCCACTGTGGGGGGAAATGGCAACACAAGGAATGAGACCCTTCTTCACACAGTGAATGCCGCCATTTCCATCCCGGAAAGTCCCCATCCTGGTCACCTGAGATGGGACTGTGGCTGAGAAAGCACCCGCTCTACAAGGAAAGTCAAAGCCTTCTCCTTCTAGAGCAGGCCCCTCCTTGACAACAAGGAGACAAAAGTTAAGTTATCTATAGCAAAGGCCTGAGGACACCTGGGTCTGTTTCTCAGGCCTAGGTTCTCTCTGAATCTTTGTCTCCAGGATACTGAAAGAATTCACCAACTGCTGATACACAGACCTCTTGCATTTCCTCGTCACTGCCAAACAGCAGCTATTCACAAACAGCAAAATCAAGCATCCTTTAAGCGACTGCCTACCACTTGATGCTACGTACCTCCCAAATTATTCCAAAAGCCACAGTTTtagtttttgaatattaaaaaaatctgtatgtcTAGACTGTCCATCCACCTCTAAGTAGCCTTTTAATAGAAGGACCCCAAGACCTGACATAGAAGGGCCTGAGAGTGGTTTAGTATTaaacaaaatcacacaaaaaCACTATttggaggggcgcttgggtggctcagtcagttaagtgaccgactcttgatttcggctcaagtcatgatgtgagttcgagccccacgtcgggccccctgctaacagtgtggagcctgcttgggattctctctctctcctctctctctgctcctccctctctctctcaaaataaataaatatacattaaaaacaacaacaaaaacaacactgCTTGGAGGTTTAAAGAAAATCTAGTTTGACACCTCTGCTAAGTCCTTTAATCACCTCACTCCAACACTCTTTTCCATCTACAAAATAAGACTGATAGGATGTCAACCTCCTGCTTCATGGGGTCACTGGGATCAGATGAGATCATGTATATGACAGAGGTTGGGAAACTGCAGACCACCCTAACTGTCCTCATTGCTACTGAAATAATAGCGGATTCCAGAAACGATCTAGAAAAGAAGCCTCTTCCTAGAGCCTCTCTTCTTTAACATCCATCTAGCCAAAGTCAGCGAGCCAGGGTCTCTCCTGCCACCCTCATAACGAGAAGTGGCAACAAGCTCACTCTCCCTGCCTGGAATGTTAGTGCTACACAGAAACCTATGCCCATgaccaaagaaatagaacagatattttaaaaggtgtcttttcaaacttcagtttcctcagttaCGCAAGCTATCATTCTGTGACACAGCAAAACCCACACGGCCTACAGCGCCTGGTGCGGACTCTGCTGGCAGAGCCACGCATAGTAGGAAGGCTATGCCGCGTGGTCTAGCAGAGCCAAAGGCAGGACACGAGTTTCTTCGGTGATCTGACCTCATGTGGAAACTTCTTAAACAGACAGCTTAGAGTCACCCACTCAAAGAGGGGTCTAAGGCAAGAAAACCCACATCACCCATTTTCTATACATCAGGTATTTAATTAGCACTGATGTTTTCTGGCTCTACGCATGGATGatcttttctagaagaaaatgtaaatgaagctCCTAAAATGGAGGAAGGTGGATTCCACCTGTGAAGTCCATCTAGGGAGAAGGTGAATAGGGGCAAGAGAGCTTAGAACAAGCCTGACATATACAGACACAGGTTGCTCAACCAGAACTTAGGCTTTTCCATTTTGGTCAAGACTGCATGAGTACAGCAAACATAGAATCAGAAAAACTTGGTTCTATAGGACAACTTTGGTATTTAGACAAAGTTGCAACAGGCAGGTAATATACGATATCAAGCCTCTTGAGCACTAGAATTGAAGTCTGTGAGGACTGCTTCACTATGCAAAATTCAAGATTGCTGTGGTGTTTTAATGGGAATGGTACAGGTCAAATGAGACTCTATGTCTCCCAGCTCTATCACAGAGCTGTCCTAAATATCGCCTTGCCCTCCTGCTTTGTACCTGTAGCTTTGCTTTGTCACACTTCAGGTCCATTACAAAATGCTTGTGGGTTTAGAAGGGAACTGTGCAGTCACAAGAgtaggaggaaggagggcagggctAGAGGAACCTCGTTGTTGGCAGCGAAAAGCCTGTCACGGAGTGGGCCAATCCGTGAACTGGACTGCGTCAGCCTGGTGCAGAAGACTGAATGTAAGGGGTGACGCACAGGAGCAATGTCTGACAACCACACATCTGGCTTCTATGAGCTGTCACCTTATTAAAGAAGTACAGTGTTCAGAGACCCAGAATAAAACAGAGAATCCTAGGTTCAGAGTTCATTCCTATGaacctcctctccttcccctggtGTGAGATGCCATCTACCGCGCTACTCAGTATCAGATTACCAAATCATTCCCTTCTCAGCTTCTCCCAGAGAAGAGACCATGTGAGGGCATTAACAATGCCACACGCTCAGGTAACATTAAACCCAAGGCAGACCTTGGCAGGTGAGGTGCAGGCCCAGTCCCTAAAAAGGCAGATGGTTCACTGGTGCATTTTTGCTAGTTGCTCCTTCTACCGAATGCTACAATTTAGGAATTAATCACAAGTAACGTCTAATAGTCTTAGCAACACTAATCTCAGCAGTCAGCCCCCACTGCATTTTTCCACATATATATCCAAAGAATGAGGCCCTTAGAAAAACCAGGCTCCCATCATCCAGCACCTTTATTCTCCTGCAAACACCACCTCttttaatgtctcttttctttccctgcttcaGCTGTAACCTCCAAGTAGCTACTAGCAAATCTGCAAATCTTTACTTCACAGAAGTGCCAACTTCTATTCCTAATCGTCTGCTGGTCATCTCCATGTTCAAGTCCAGCTGGCTCTTAACAGCATGTTGCGAACTCAAAACAGCATACCTCCTCCCAACCCCAAAAGTGCTCCCCTCCCTGTGGCCCCAGGATCACTATCTCTCTGGTCATGCAAGCTTTCAAGCTTCCCATCTGTCACCAAGTCCTAGCAATCCTCCCCTGAAATGGCACCCTTCCACAGCTGCCTCTTGTGTGATGTCATCACCTTTGTCCCTAGCCTATTCTCTTGCCTGTATTAATGTAAAGGCGATTCAATTGCTCTTTCCTCCCTTCATGCCACTCAAACACATGCTGCCAGtctgatcatgtcacttcctTGCTCAAAAACCTTCAATCGTTCTCCAATAGATAAAGAAACActtagttttggggtgcctggctggctcagtcggttaagcatctgacttcggctcagatcatgatgtcacagttcgtgggcttgagccctgcatcgggctctgtgctgacagctcagagcctggagcctacttccaattctgggtttccctctctgcccttccctgctcatgctctctctctctctctctctctctctctaataaacactgaaaaaaaaaaaaaaaaagaaacacttggtTTTATAATCCACCTCACTCCCTCTGTGCATCCAATGTTTTTACTCCACTAAACTATGTACTGTCTGCACTTCTAGAATGCTTTTGCCTTTTTAAGATCCAGTTCAAATGCCAACCCTTATACAAAATATTAGTTAATTCCTGTGGAGTTCATCTCTGCCTGTGTATTTTAATTGGCATCTAATTGTAAATTGGTTCTGTA encodes:
- the GPAT4 gene encoding glycerol-3-phosphate acyltransferase 4, which gives rise to MFLLLPFDSLIVNLLGISLTVLFTLLLVFIIVPAIFGVSFGIRKLYMKTLLKIFAWATLRMERGAKEKNHQLYKPYTNGIIAKDPTSLEEEIKEIRRSGSSKALDNTPEFELSDIFYFCRKGMETIMDDEVTKRFSAEELESWNLLSRTNYNFQYISLRLTVLWGLGVLIRYCFLLPLRIALAFTGISLLVVGTTVVGYLPNGRFKEFLSKHVHLMCYRICVRALTAIITYHDRENRPRNGGICVANHTSPIDVIILASDGYYAMVGQVHGGLMGVIQRAMVKACPHVWFERSEVKDRHLVAKRLTEHVQDKSKLPILIFPEGTCINNTSVMMFKKGSFEIGATVYPVAIKYDPQFGDAFWNSSKYGMVTYLLRMMTSWAIVCSVWYLPPMTRETDEDAVQFANRVKSAIARQGGLVDLLWDGGLKREKVKDTFKEEQQKLYSKMIVGNHEDRSRS